The window ATACGGCAGTTACCGCTGCGTGGGCTACTTGAACAGCCAACTTCCCCCTACTCATCCTTAAATCCCCCCTAACCACTATGGATTGCTTAAACTCACCCATTAATTGAGATAATTCAGTTTAATTATTTAAATTAAATTACGGTTAACTCATTAATCGCTTAAGGGCTCCCACCTCTTACTCTTAAAGGATCTGTAGGCTGCGTCAATTATCCTATTAACCTCAACACCATCATTAAAGTTCTCCCTAGGCATCTCACCCCTCTCGAAGGAGTCTATGAAGTGCCTAAGCTCGTATAAGTAGCCGTATAGCTCAAACTCCCTCCAAATTGGGTAGAGCCAACCCTTAGCCACCTCAGCCTTCTCAACCACGTAACCAACCCTCTCCTCCGGGGCTGTTGTGAAGACCCTTATCCCAGTCTCCCTAGTTACATCAACGAAAATCGCGCCCTCACTACCGTAGATCTCGTACCTTAAGTCTAAGCCACCGTGGGCTGCCCAACTATTCTCAGCCTGCCCCAATTCCCCACCACTATACCTAACCAGGACTATACTGTTATCCTCAGCCTTAGTCTTATCCCTATGAACAAGTAAGTCACCCCAGCCTAAGACCTCACTGGCCTTACCGTTAATCAACTTCCTAGTGACCTCAATAGAGTGGCACCCCATGTCAAGTAGGCTACCTCCACCGGATAGGTCCTTGTCCCAGAACCATGGGCTATGAGGCCCAAAGTGGGCCTCCCTACTCCTAACCCAAAAGACCTTACCAATAGCCCCATTCCTAACCATATTCATAACCCTCTCAATCTGAGGTATGAAGACCTGGTTCTCAGCGTAGGCGTGGAGTACACCATACCTATTAACAGCGTTAAGCATCTCCTTAGCCTCAGCCAGTGTCCTACCCAGGGGCTTCTCAATTATTATGTTCTTCCTATTCTCAGCGCATATTTGAACAGCCTTAAGGTGGAGGAAATTAGGTAAGATAATGTCAACAACGTCCACCTCCTTATCACTGCACAGCTTCTCAATGAAGTCATCACCAGTATAGTATCTACCTATCCCCCACTTACCAGCGAACTCCACAGCCCTACTCCTAGACGCAACGGCAACAACCTTAGCATTAGGTATTTCAGCGTAGGATTGCATGTGGAACTCAGCCGCGAAACCTGAGCCAAGTATCCCTACTTTAACAACCATGTTAATTACCTGGATTAACTGCTTTTAAGCATTATGCACTATAGGTAGTGTGACTACTATAATAATGAACCATGTATTTAAATGAAATAACCCATGAAGCATCCCACTTACCTACTACTTACCCTACCATAGAGTTGTAACCTACCTACCTTCCCAAGCTCACTCATCGCGATGTACGGTTAGTGCGCTGGGTGACACCTTATTAATGGTTCTAGTGATGGTGGGTTACGGTATTTGCTGAACACCTCTATAGTGGATTATAATGCGCTGTGATTAATTTGGTAACAGTAAACTATATGGTAATGCTTAAAAATATTTTTTAAGTCACATAGCTTATGCGGACAATAAGTAGGTGGATTATACTTTTGGCTATAGTTATGGTTATGGCCGGTTTACTAGTTACGTATGCTCAACAGGTGGTTTCACTAGTCCCAGCCTTCAACACGACGTCAAACGTCATCGTGGTTGGTAATACGTCAAGCCAATATGTATCAGCGCCACTTGGCTACGCCTTATTCTTCACTAACCTTTGGGACATGGGCTCAGGCACGGCGGGTAAGACTATTCTAATGTATAATGCTGCTGAGGGAACAGCCTACTTCATTCAGAATTACACGTTCATTAAGCCAACTTACTCATACGATGTTACCCTTGGTTACCCAGCAATATTCTATGGTCATTCACAGTGGGGTGGCTTATATCCTAAAATGAGTCCACTGTTGATGCTTCCTGCTCAAGTCATATCACTCCCAGGCATTTGGGCATATGTTAACTATAGTGTAGTTAACTTCACGCCCAGTAGTCTTCAATTTGACCTATCCTTACAGGTTTGGCTTGGTGCAACACCCAATGAGACTAGTGGTCCTCAGCCTGGTGACTTAGAGATAATAATATACTACTACACTCATAATATGGCTCCCGGTGGTTCACAGGTAGGTACCATAACCGTGCCGACGTTTGTTAACGGTAGTATTGTTAATGAGAATTGGCAAGTCTGGGTTTACTACGGTGGGTCAAGTATGTGGACAATAGTGTGGTTTGTACCAAGCATTAATCAGCCGAGTGGGTACGTTGGCTTAAATATTACGGGCATGCTTTACGACTTATTCAATATACTTACCACTAATTGGCCGCTTCAGTGGAACTTCACTGGGCTGTTGAACTTCTATGTATATAACATCCAGTTGGGTAATGACTTTGGTACATCTACGCAGTTAAGCAACGTTTTTGAGAATATAACCATATATAGGTATTACCTAGAGTTAACCAAGCCAATAATACCAGTAGTCACTACAACAAGCACGACTACCACAACTACTACTGCCTACGTAACAACAACAGTTACCAGTACAACAACCACTACCATAACCTCAACCACAACTTCAGTCAGCACTACCACAGTGACTTCACCAGTAACGAGTACGACAACGTTAACAACAACATCCCTCTTAACCACCATCAGCAC is drawn from Caldivirga sp. and contains these coding sequences:
- a CDS encoding Gfo/Idh/MocA family oxidoreductase; this encodes MVVKVGILGSGFAAEFHMQSYAEIPNAKVVAVASRSRAVEFAGKWGIGRYYTGDDFIEKLCSDKEVDVVDIILPNFLHLKAVQICAENRKNIIIEKPLGRTLAEAKEMLNAVNRYGVLHAYAENQVFIPQIERVMNMVRNGAIGKVFWVRSREAHFGPHSPWFWDKDLSGGGSLLDMGCHSIEVTRKLINGKASEVLGWGDLLVHRDKTKAEDNSIVLVRYSGGELGQAENSWAAHGGLDLRYEIYGSEGAIFVDVTRETGIRVFTTAPEERVGYVVEKAEVAKGWLYPIWREFELYGYLYELRHFIDSFERGEMPRENFNDGVEVNRIIDAAYRSFKSKRWEPLSD